The Pasteurella multocida genome contains a region encoding:
- the gmhB gene encoding D-glycero-beta-D-manno-heptose 1,7-bisphosphate 7-phosphatase — MKKAIFLDRDGTLNIDHGYVHEIDQFQFIDGSIEALQQLKAMGYLLVLVTNQSGIARGYFSEDQFLQLTEWMDWSLADRGVDLDGIYYCPHHIDGKGEYRQVCDCRKPKAGMLLQAIKELKIDPSASFMVGDKVEDVLAGKAANIKNTVLVKTGKPITAEGVKQADYLLASIADLPKLIKGLKS, encoded by the coding sequence ATGAAAAAAGCAATTTTTTTAGATCGAGATGGCACATTAAATATTGATCATGGCTATGTTCATGAAATTGATCAGTTTCAATTTATTGACGGTAGCATTGAAGCGTTACAACAACTGAAAGCGATGGGCTATTTATTGGTACTTGTAACAAATCAGTCAGGTATTGCGCGTGGATATTTTAGCGAAGATCAATTTTTACAGCTGACAGAATGGATGGATTGGTCGCTGGCAGATCGAGGCGTTGATCTTGATGGCATTTATTATTGTCCACATCATATAGACGGAAAAGGAGAGTATCGTCAAGTTTGTGATTGTCGTAAACCAAAAGCGGGTATGCTATTACAAGCGATCAAAGAACTTAAGATTGATCCTAGTGCTTCTTTTATGGTGGGTGACAAAGTTGAGGATGTGTTAGCAGGAAAAGCAGCAAATATCAAAAATACTGTTTTAGTGAAAACAGGAAAACCGATTACAGCAGAAGGTGTAAAACAAGCAGATTATTTGTTAGCGTCCATTGCGGATCTACCAAAACTGATAAAAGGATTAAAAAGTTAA